The Balaenoptera acutorostrata chromosome 11, mBalAcu1.1, whole genome shotgun sequence genome segment GGTGCATGGTGAAAACATGTTCTTAAGATTATCCCGGGATCACTAACAGGTCTGGGTGACCTACATCCTTGCTGTtccaagtgtggtctgtggaccagaCACAGTGGAATCACCTTACATTTATCCCTGCACCTTAATGGTTATGGGAATGGATTCTGGAGACACagtgagttcaaatcccagatgCTTCACTCCTGACCTCAGAGACTTTGATCAATGTACTCAACCTCTCTGTCTCTCCGGGCCcgagtctgtaaaatgggaatacgaATAGTTCCCACTTCATGGATATGGCGAGGCTTAAATTAGTCGATAAATCAGTTGATTagttaaaacagtgcctggccagAGCAAGGGCTTAATCAATCGTAATTACTAAGATTCCCTCCCGATGCCCCCGGCACTCACCATCACCACGGCAATCCCGATGCCCACGGCGCCGATGATGTGGAATTTGTTTTGGAAGACCTCTTCGATGGCCTCAGGGCAGGACTTGGGGGGGCAAACCAAGACCCAGGTCACACACGGTCCTGCTTcaggctcccccctcccccccacggCACCCATCTCATACCCGGAACGCTGGTGGTCCCAGAGCAAGGGCTGGGGACTGGCTGGTGGATGGAAAGGAGAACCAGGAGAGAGACGGGAGGTGGGTCCCCAAAATTTGGGCAAGAaatcagggaaggaagagggatgaGCCCTTGCTTTGGGGTCCATGTCTTATCTGGCCATAGGGTTACCTCCTATTATTCTGAAGTTTGGACATTCACTCTAGCTCACAGTCATGAGCTGCTCACAAGTCTATAAAGCAGGAGTCCAGGCCTGGGAGCATTGCCCATGCACAATGGCTGGAGGGCCCAGTCGTTGCAGGGAGCTAGAACACTTTGTTATTTCCTTGGCCTTTGTTTTGCTGCccttgaggaaacagaggcccagggcaggggagaAAGGAGATGGCCACCTTGGGTCCTTCCCATGGGGAAGAGGTGTTTAGAAAGCACTGGGATGCTGTCCTCCCAGAACAAGGGGGCTGAATGCAAGTCCACTTTGGCAGGATTTGCCCAGAGCAGCTGGGCCGGGCACAAGGGTCTTGCGCGTAAGCTTACCTTCATCGTGAGGTTCTCGAGTGTGTCCTTTTTGGGGCAGATGTCTGAGATAAATTGTTCCACTCCCCCAGCCAAACCACAACAGTCCAGCTGCAGAGGGAAagacagggatgggggtgggagagatAAATAAAGAGGACTGAAATAGAGATGCACACGCGTTCTGAAGAAAGGCAAGGAGAAGGGCAGCGTCTTAGCGAAGCCGGTGTACCGCGTAGTGGATGGCTTTCAGCGTCTCCCGCTGGGGCTCGTCCTTGTTTTTCAGCTTGTTGTAGGTGTCTCTGTAAAATTTCTGGACTTCCTTGATCACCTGGGATGCACAGACAAGAGAGGAGCAGAGATGGCTTCTTTATGAACAAACGTCACCTGTTCCGTCTTACTCACGTGCAGCCACAAATTCCTGGAGCGGACAAGCCACTGGTCTAGGACCTCCCCGCCTCGGGGCCTCCGGGGTCCCCCCTCATCTCCTCCCACATCCTCTAGGAACTGCTCCAcccatttccccttctttttgCACCTTTGGTTGGTCCCTTCAGCCCCACTTGGCTCTTTCCCTTctacctagaaacaaaattaaattgcCTCCATCTaaggaactaaaaacaaaaatcctaCTCCTGATTCGGCTAGTTTTTCAGGCTTCCATCTTTTTCTCTTCACTCAGAGACTGGGTGACTTTTGGCAAATTACCAAACCTCTCTGTACATGAGTTTCTGCGTACGTAGAATGGAGATTATAATAGTCCCCACCTCAGAGGTTATGGCGAGGATTTAAAGGTGATATTGCATTAAGCCTGTTGCACAGTGTCTGGTGCAAACAGGGGATAAGGACTAGCTATTATGTTATAATACGGAGGAAGTATCGTTATGCTTCTGCACCTGGGTGCACCCGGGTTTAAGAATGCCTGTACCCAATGTCTCTCTTCTTTTGCCCCCCCTGCTAAACACGACAAGACAGCCTTTCCTGAAACACTGTTCTGATGCAGCCCACCCTGGCCCCTGACTGAGCCCACCCTCAGCTGTGCTCAGACCCTTTCTTTGCTGGGAAGGCCCAGCCTCCACCAGCTTTCCTCCTGaaatcctctctctccttctgggtTTAGGTCAACACCCCTCTCTTTCCATGAAGCCAGAAGAGAGTCCCCTTCCCCATGCCGGCTTTCAAATCCCACGGGGCTTCTGATTATAAATGACTTCTGTGACACTAGTCAAATGCATGTCTTTCTCCCACATTAGGTGTCAAAGCTCCCTGAAGTGGGGACCACTGCCCACGCATCTCTGGACCCCCCAGCGAGCGGGGTACAGCTCTTGGCTGGTGGTGGCACGTATTTAGAGATGAGgggagggagcgggggaggggtgggtctGGGCCAGAAAGAGCCATTTTTCCCTGGCCAAAGTCATTTTTCCCTAAGTCGTGTTCCAGAGAAGTTGAGGGGAGGGCTGCTGAGGTGGGAGGGGCAGACACACTGACCCAACAATACTGCCCGAACACCCACTCCGTGCCAGCGCCGCCCAGGGCACGGGAAGCGGTGGCCGGCACTCACCCGCACAGGGTAGTGTGAACACTTGCATCCCCTTCCCTGGGGAGCTCCCGTCAGGGGCACGTCTGATGGCTGAAGGCCAAAGGCCGATGCAAGGGACCAGCTGGGACACCCTTCCACCACCATCATCCCATCCCCCAACTCCCAAGAGACCTTACGGGAAAAACCTACCTCATCCTTGTGGGAGTATCCCCAGATGGCCGCAGCTATTTCAATGGCAAATATCACCAAGAGGAAGCCAAAGAACTGGAAGGGAAAGGGCTGGGGTGAGGCACAGTCCCGGCCGGCCGGCGGGCCGGAACAAGCATCTGGGGGCGGGAAGGGATGCCTGGAAGGGGCGGGAAGAGGTCCACAGAACTGCCAGCGCTCAGCCAAGGCCAGCAGGGGAAAGCCGCAGGAGGAGAGAGTGGCACAGACCCCAGAACTGATATTTCTAAGGTGTCAACGAAGAGTTAGTGATAAAATACCCTCACCTGCTCACAAAAACCACAGAGATTTGAGGAAAGAAGGAGGTGAATACAATCCGGAGTTTGAGGAAAATGGTAACAAATTTTGAAACAAGAAGGGGAGGCGAAGGTACCTGTGgattcagggaaaaaaagcaaacgtGGTCCTCgaaaaggggaaaaacaaagtCCTGGCATTTAGTTGCCTAAGGGAAGTGATAAGACAGAGGTTCCAGAAAGGAAGAGGAGCAGCGTGTCATCACGGGGCAACGAGATGACTCAGGGTCCTGGGCACCCGCTCTGCCCCGTCCCGCCCCCTGGTCTATGGGATCTTGGGTGGGGGACCTGGGAGACCAGGGTCTGTGGGCACAGAGGGGACACTCACCAATCCCAGCATGCACTGGGACTCCTGCACAGCCCCACAGCAGCCCAGGAAGCCCACCAGCATCATGAGGGCGCCGGCTCCAATCAGAATGTAAACTCCTGAGGGGACAGGGCAGAGGACAGGACAAGGAGCTGTGAGCGGGGAGGTGTAGGTGCTTCCTGATCCCGTTCCCCCTCTGCATCCTtactgccccccccacccccgtctcaGGGAACAAGAGTCCCATCCCCCAAACAGCCCCCTCCCGCCTGTCTCTCCTCTGGGACCCAGCCATCAAGCCCCCATTCCCACCTTACCCTCAGCCCTCCTGGAAGGTGCCCATTACCCCCGCCCTAGAACAGAGAACATCCACGGGAGCCCCAGATTCTACTCAGGACAGACCGGTGCAGGCTGTCAGCTGTCTCCAGCTGGATGCACCCACCCCCGCCAGTTAAATTAGACTCTCCAAACTCGGGCTAACTTCCTGAGGCTGTGACAAACCTCCTGCTGGCCTCTCCCTGACACAAGAGGCCAGGAGAGCAAGGCTTCAGCAGGAAGGGGTTGTGCACACGCAGACGCCCACGCTCTGGGCGGGCCAGCTCTGCCACATTCCCAGAGGGGACGCCTCCCCGCCCTGCTGGCTGGTGGCAGCCAGGCCTGCACCGTTAGTGACATCCGAGGGCACGAGAGCCCTGCTCGAGTGCAAAGAACAGCCTGGGTGTCAGAAGACCCTTGTTCTGGTCCCAACTCTGCTACTAACTGCTGCGTGATCTTGGGTAAGATCACAGTTTCCTTATTTCCTTATTAGTAAAATGAAAAGTTGGTTGCTAGAAAATTTCAGAAGATCCCTTACAGCACACCAGTGAGATCTTACAGCTGCAATTCAGTTACACCAGGTGAAGAGTGGAAAGGACCCTCCTCGCTAGAGGGAAGGTGAGTGACAAGGTTTCTAAGCACTCAGTTGGGGTGTCCAGTGGAGAAGCGGTGGTGAAGGGCTGTGAGTTCCGCAACTCTAGCCTGGGACAGGGGAACACAGTGGGACACAGCCCCGGCCCTAGTCATTCCACACTCCCCCAGGGGATGCCCAGAGGGGCCCACCGTGCAGTTATATTCTTGAGAAGCACAGCTGACCTGCGGTGAGCACCCCCTTCCCCGGCTTCCTCCTCCACACCCCACCGGCCCTCCCACGGGAAAACTGGCAAAGAAGTCCTAAGCATCCCTGGCATGCGGGCATGTTCTGCCCACTGCTGGGAGGGGCCTCCTGTCACACATCGTCGAGAGCCCCAAATGCCTGGGTTTGAAAGCCggctctgtgaccctgggaagGCCACTTATCTCTCTGTGTAACTGTCTTCCATCTGCAAACTGGGGACAGGAAAAATGCCCACCGCAAGGATTGCTGTGACGATTAGGCCATATGCTCCAAATGTCCACAACAAGTGCTAGCTACTGCTAATCTTtctaactttaatttaaaaactttttaatctttttattaagGTACAGTTGACGTACAATCAGCTACTGTCAATCTTCACAATACGAAGGACGGACGACAATTGTGAATAATCACGATTGTGACGCCGAGTTTCACAGCCGTGTTGCTCCCTCCCTGCTGTCCTCTCACTGGGAGCAGGGAGACCTCCCTAAAGTAGGGATGCTTCCCCACAATACACAACAGGACACTGAGATGAGAACCCCGGCAGGTGTCACAGTGATTTCACCGTCCCACATCCGTACCCTCCTCCCGGGCCGGAGCTGTGTAGGCAGCAAACCTCGCAGGGGGCCCGTGGCTGAGACTCCCCGGCAGCACAGCGAGGGGTGCACACAAGGCAGTGTTTGTCCTCTGCCCGTCCCCTCCCCGCATCTGTCGTGATGTCAAGTCACGTGGCCTTGCTGGCAAACCCCGATGAATATGGGTATTGTTCCCGTGCACGCCCGGCCCAGACTGGGCAAGGGGACAAATGCAGCTTGTCCTGGAGTCAAGTCCCATCCTCCTAGGTCGTCCACTCCATGGGGCCACAGGCTGGACCTGGGGAGGCAGGTCCGCCCCGCCCACACACGGGCACCACAGAAGTGGCAGCGCTTTCGGGTCTGGGCTCTGAGTTGGGGACCCCGGTGAGCGGGGGCAGTAACACAGACCCCGTTTCTCCCCGTCTCCTCATCTCTCCCCACTGGGGCAAGACAACAAAGGATGAGGTCCCTCCTTTGAGCTCCATCGCAGGGGCTGAATAAACAGGGGGTATCAAGAGATCAGAAGGATTTACAAGCACATAAAATAGCGTTGAGTGGGGCTGATCACACAGACGCGTTTTCTCTCCGTCCAGATCCCAGCCTGGCCAGGCGACCCTGGCACAAGGCAGGGGAGTCAGGTTGGTGGCAACAGAGAGCCACTAAAGGAAAAAGCATTTCCCACACAGAGAGAACATTCTCCTAATGGGCCTGTGGGTTAATATTAAATATTCGATCTTGGGCTCAGCAGATGAAGATTTTAGGACCAAGGGTCTTGCTTTTAAATCTTGCTTGGACAGCGGCAAGGTCTGGGGTGTCCTGGCTTCACTCTCTCCATCCAGTGGGGGATGAAGATGAGCAATTCCCTGGCGGCTGTTTATGGGGATTTTTGACAGCAGCCGTCAAGCCATAGGGCGGCCCAGCTGTGAGCAGCAAGCCCAGAAGCCTTCAATCCACTGCAGGGTGAGGGCTGCCGCTTCAAAGGGCCATCCAGGGCTTCCCCTTGGACAGGCTCCGCCTGGTCTACACCCCGAGCTTGTGAGCAGAGGCTGATGATGATAAATGACAAAGCATTCCCCTTTATGAAACAAGTGGTCTGACTCATGGAAAAAGTTATTTGTCACGGAGCCTTCTCTGGGATTACTGTATTCATTTGCTTAAGGGCTGTTTATTCTGCCTTTTTCAGGCTGACATTAGAGGcctagtccaaaaaaaaaaaaaaagcttctagtGAAGCAGTAGCATCTGCCGTGTCCTTTACACAAAAGCCTTCTTTTTCACCTGTTTATTGGGGCTCTCGGCCTCGGGAAGGCAGGGGACACGTCAGCCTCCCGTCATCACCCCCATCCCATCTTGCAAACAGTGCTCCCCACACCCGTTCGTTGTGCAGAATAAAATCTGGCAGAGCCTCTGGCCTCCACTTGCTGAGAACAGTTTACTGTCTCCAGATAAGTCAAGCAGGGGTTCCGAGGAACCCTAAGTCTGCTCCCCGATGGCTCTCTCCCAGTCCCTCTGTCCATCCCACTGATGGCTGTTCTCATTCATAAGGCCACAGTGAACTCTGTTTGTCAAGCATGTAGGTGTCTGCCTGGAGAGGTGGGTGTACAGGCCCCTGCCGGTGTCAGGATGGGGAAAAGCGGGCACAGAGCAACAAAACAAACTGTCCCCGGACACGAGCTAGAGCCGGGAAGCCGCATCAGCGCCATCTTGGGAATGGTCCTGGGCGGTGGACATGCTGGGCCTCTGGTTGGCGCTCCCCAGATGCCCTCATTCAGTGGCTCTGGTTCTGGAAGGGCACCAAGGACTTAAGAAGGGCTGCTGGCCTGGGACCAGGAAGAAGAAGTTCCCCAATTTGTTTGCAGCCTGGGATTATGGATACTGTTGACGGCCTGAATCTCCAGGGCCCGAACTGGAGAGAAGGCCCATATAAGGCTGTCAGCCGTTCTGGATCCACTAGAGACTGTTCTGAACGTTGCAAAGTTTCTTTCTTCCCTCGCTTCTCTGCCTGATTATGCATTTGTTCTCTGCTGTGAAAGCTGTGGCCCGCTGGAGAAAAGACATCCCTGGGTCCTTCAGGTTTCCTGAAGGGTCAGCTGCATGGCCAGCCTGGCCTGTGGGTTGCCCTGCAGATGGTCTGTGCCCAAGTGCAAGGGACGGTCACCCCATGATGTCAGGAAGAGCAGCCAGGATGGAGCTGGCACTCTCTGCTGGAAGAGGGGCTGTGGGTCAATGCAAAGGCTGATGTCACAGCCCGAGGGGGAAGGGGACACAGAGAACGAAGCCTCCTTGGCCCTTTGCCCGGGGATGACAATTATTCAGTTGCCCAAAGCACTCAGCGAAGCGCGGGGCCCAGCCAGGCCCAAGTGGTCAGTCGCTGACTGTGTTCTATGTGATGTCACTTGCATCACCCTCCAAGCCCTGGGCTTCTGCCAGCAGAATGAACTCTTCAAAGCTGAG includes the following:
- the CD9 gene encoding CD9 antigen, yielding MPVKGGTKCIKYLLFGFNFIFWLAGIAVLAVGLWLRFDSQTKSIFEQENNNSSFYTGVYILIGAGALMMLVGFLGCCGAVQESQCMLGLFFGFLLVIFAIEIAAAIWGYSHKDEVIKEVQKFYRDTYNKLKNKDEPQRETLKAIHYALDCCGLAGGVEQFISDICPKKDTLENLTMKSCPEAIEEVFQNKFHIIGAVGIGIAVVMIFGMIFSMILCCAIRRNREMV